The genomic stretch ATTCCGGTGGTGTGGATGGGAACCCGTAAGGGTCTGGAAGCACGGGTGATCCCCGAAGCGGGTATCGACATGGCGTGGCTGGAGGTCAATGGTTTGCGCGGCAAAGGCTGGCAGACGCTGTTGATGGCGCCAGTCAATTTGATTCGCGCTTTGTGGCAGTCGCTGCAAATCATGCGCAAGCACAAGCCAGCAGCGATATTGGGCATGGGCGGTTTCGTCGCAGGCCCTGGTGGTTTGGTGGCAGCGTTGCTGGGTACGCCTGTGGTGATCCATGAGCAGAATGCAGTGGCAGGTTTGACCAATAAATTGCTATCGCGAGTTAGCCGTCGAGTGCTGGAAGGTTTTCCGGGTACGTTTGCCAGCAGCCAGAAGGTGATGGCGACCGGCAACCCGGTACGGCTCGATATTGCCAGCCTGCCTGCGCCACGGGAGCGTTTAGCTGACCGTGATGACGAGCCAGTGCATGTACTAGTGGTCGGTGGCAGTCTGGGGGCGCAGGCGTTGAACCAAAGGGTTCCGCAAGCCTTGGCACAACTGGATAGCACGCTTCGTCCGGTAGTGCGTCATCAAGCCGGGGTGAAAAATATCGACGAAGCGCGTAGCCAATACGCCGCAGCGGGTGTGGATGCGGAGGTGATGCCTTTCATTGAGGACATGGCTGAAGCCTATGGCTGGGCGGATTTGGTGATTTGCCGCGCCGGTGCGTTGACCATTGCGGAACTGGCGGCGGCAGGTGTCGCGGCGGTGCTGGTGCCTTACCCTTATGCGGTGGATGATCATCAAACCGCTAACGGTAAGTTTCTGGCGGATCATGGCGCGGCATTGCTGATTCAGCAGCAGGATCTGACGGCGGAAAAGCTGGCAGGTGTATTGAAAGATTTATGTACTGACCGCGTTAGCTTGCGGCAGATGAGCGAGGCTTCCCGTGCATTGGCAAAGCCCCATGCGACGGCACAAGTCGCCGCCATTTGCGCGGCCTATGCCGGTTATGACTTCGACAACCAAGCAGGAAAACAACAATGAAGATAGGCAAGGACGATCTCGCTCGCAAACGCATTAACCGGCTACATTTCATCGGTATCGGTGGTGCGGGGATGGGCGGTATTGCCGAGGTGGTCGCGAATTTGGGCTACAAAGTATCCGGTTCTGACGTGGCAGAAGGGGCGATGACACGCCGTCTGCAATCGCTGGGTATCACTGTTTATAAAGGCCATGCGGCGGAAAACGTTGAGGGTGCGGATGTTATCGTGGTGTCTACCGCGATTGATAATAACAACCCGGAGATTATCGCTGCGCGTGAAAAGCGCTTGCCGATTGTACGCCGTGCAGAAATGTTGGCGGAGCTGATGCGTTTCCGCCAAGGCATTGCAGTTGCAGGTACTCACGGCAAGACCACGACGACCAGTCTGACCACCAGCCTGTTGGTTGAGGGCGGCATGGATCCGACCTACGTGATTGGTGGCAAACTTAACAGTTCTGCGAGCAATTCCAAGCTGGGTACGGGCGAGTATCTGGTGGCCGAGGCGGATGAAAGCGATGCGTCATTCCTGTTCCTGCAACCGATGATTGCGGTGGTGACGAATATTGATGAAGACCACATGTCGACTTACGGCGGTGACTTCAACAAGCTGAAGCAAACTTTTATCGAATTCCTGCATCACCTGCCTTTTTATGGATTGGCGGTGTTGTGTGTGGATGATGAGTATGTGCGCGAAATCTTGCCGGAGGTCGGTCGCCCGATCGTCACTTACGGGATTGATCAGGAAGCGGATGTGCAGGCGACCAATGTGCGCTTTGTGGGCACGGAAAGCCATTTCAACGTGCATTGCGTGAAAGGCGACCGCAACCTAGATATCGTGTTGAATTTACCGGGGCGGCATAACGTGCTGAATGCCTTGGCGGCGATTGCGATTGCGGCAGAACTGGATGTGTCTGACCAAGCCATCGTGGATGGTTTGCGCAAGTTTGACGGGGTAGGCCGCCGCTTCCAGCAATACGGCGATATTACGTTTGCCCCCGGCAAGAGCGCAACACTGGTGGATGATTATGGTCATCACCCGCGTGAAATGAAGGCGACGCTGGATGCGGTGCGTAATGCTTGGCCGACGCGCCGTGTGGTGCAGGTATTCCAGCCACACCGTTACACCCGTACCCGTGATTTGTTTGAAGATTTCACGCAAGTATTATCGGAAACCGATGTGTTGGTGTTGATGGATGTTTATCCAGCCAGTGAGCAGCCGATTCCCGGCGCTGATGGGCGGGCGTTGGCGCGTGCCATCCGTATCCGAGGCAAGGTTGATCCGATTTTCGTGACGGATGTGGAAGACGTGCCGGGTGTCCTCAAGCATGTGTTGCAGGATGGTGATGTGATCCTGACTCAGGGGGCGGGCAGCGTTGGTGCGTTGGCTGCGGGTTTACCAGAAAAACTTGCCATGAAGAGTGATACTGAATGAGTGTAACGTTACATAATAAATTCGGGAAAGTAGCCGTACTTTACGGTGGCTGGGCAGCAGAACGCCCGATTTCCTTGAAAAGTGGCGCGGCGGTATTGGCTGCTTTGCAGGCAAGTGGTGTGGATGCCCACGGTATTGATGTTGACCGTAACATTATTAAGATACTTCAAGAAGGTGGCTTCGATCGTGTATTTAATATATTGCACGGCGCTGGTGGTGAAGATGGGGTGTTGCAAGGTGCTTTAGAGGTGCTTGGTATACCTTATACCGGTTGTGGCGTGATGGCTTCTGCTATCAGTATGGATAAGCTCATGACCAAGCGGGTGTGGGCAGGTGCAGGTCTACCAACGCCTGCTTATCGCGTGTTGACGGCGGATACTGATTTTACCGCAGTGGTCGCTGAATTGGGTTTGCCATTGATGGTGAAGCCAGCCACGGAAGGTTCTAGCATTGGCATGAGCAAAGTGAAACTGGCTGATGATTTGGCTGATGCTTACCGCAAAGCGGCTGAGTGCAGTGCGGTGGTGATCGCTGAGCAGTGGGTGACAGGTGCTGAATATACCGCTGGTATTGTGGCAGGTGAGTCATTCCCGCTGATTCGTTTGGAAGTGCCGGGTGAGTTTTATGACTATCAGGCTAAGTATATTTCCAATGATACGCGTTATTTCTGCCCATGCGGCTTGGAGGCGGCAGAAGAGCAGGCTATGCAATTGCTGGCACAGCAGGCGTTTGCCGCTGTCGGTGGGCGTGGCTGGGGACGTGTGGATATGATGCGTGATGCTCAAGGTCATGCATGGTTGATTGAGGTCAATACGAACCCCGGTATGACCGATCATAGTTTGGTTCCAATGGGTGCTCGTGCTCTTGGTATGGATTTTAACGCGCTGGTTGTGCGCATCTTGGAGACCACGTTGTAATGGCAGTAGCGCGTCGCCCGGCAGTCAATAAACGTCCCCATTCCGACTTCCATCTGGCAGATATTCCGCCGGGTCTGTTGAAACTGAGTGCGCTGTTTGTGGTGGCGTTAATGCTGTTGGCTGGCGTGCTGGGTGGACGGGCAATGCTGAATAACCCAGAAAATCTACCCATTAGTCGGATTGATCTTAAGGGTGATCGCAAATTTATTAAAGATGTAGATTTACAGGCAGTTATTGAGAAATACAAGCAAACCAACCTGTACCTGCTGGATACGGATACCTTGCGGACTGACCTTGAAACCTTGCCTTGGGTACGCTCTGTTACTTTGCGTAAGGCATGGCCTGCCCACTTGATTGTCGGTATTGAGGAACAGCACCCCGTCGCTTTTTGGGGGCGTGAGCGTTTGATGAACCAATACGGTGAATTATTTGCCGCAGAATTACCTTCCATGCGCGGGGTATTTCCAACGCTCTACAGCCCTCAAGATAATGGTCGAGAGATGGGTGAGCGTTACCTAGAAGTCAAGGAGTGGCTGAAAGGTTTACCGCTGGAGTTGTCAGAACTGACCGAAGATGAAAGTGGCTCGTGGCGGATCAAGATCAAGGAAGGGCCGGAAGTGATGATCGGCAGTGAAGACCAAAGGCTGCGGATGCAGCGGTTCAGGGTTGGTTTTCAACAGGAGTTGGCCAAAAAACTCAATAATGTACGGCGGGTTGACCTCCGTTATACCAACGGTTTTGCAGTGGAATGGAAAAAATCCCCAGTCGGCTCGCGGGATTCAACGAACGGAGTCGCAGGAGTGAGTGATGTCAAAGAAAGAGCATAATGTGATTGTCGCGCTGGACTTGGGCACCTCGAAAGTGGTGGCTTTGGTCGGTGAAATCAATGACGCTGGCGGTCTGGAAATCATCGGAATTGGCTCATACCCTTCGCGGGGCATGAAAAAAGGGGTAGTGGTCAATATTGAATCCACCATCCAGTCGATTCAGCGGGCTGTCGAAGAAGCTGAGCTAATGGCAGGTATCCAGATCCGTACCGTGTACGTGGGTATCGCGGGCAGTCACGTGCGTAGTCTTAACTCACACGGTATTGTGGCGATCAAGGACAAAGAAGTGACGCCCAACGATGTGGAACGCGTCATGGATGCGGCACGTGCGGTAGCTGTCCCGGCGGATCAGCGCATTTTGCATGTGTTGCCACAGGAATACGTGATTGACCAGCAGGAAGGTATCCGCGAGCCGATTGGTATGTCAGGGGTGCGGCTGGAAGCGCGGGTGCATCTGGTGACGGCTGCCCACAGCGCGGCGCAGAATCTGGTCAAGTGTGTGGAACGTTGCGGTTTGCATGTTGAAGACATTATCCTTGAACAAGTTGCCTCCAGCTACGCGGTGCTGGAGGAGGATGAAAAAGAATTGGGTGTTTGTCTGGTTGATATTGGTGGTGGAACCAGCGACATTGCGGTATTCATGAACGGTTCGATTCATCATACGGCGGTCATTCCAATTGCGGGTGATCAGGTGACGAATGACATCGCGGTGGCGGTCAGAACGCCGACCCAGTACGCGGAAGAAATTAAAGTTAAATATGGGCGAGCATTGCGTCAGTTAGTGGAGGATGATGAACTGATTGAAGTGCCCGGAGTGGGTGAGCGTGAACCACGCAGTCTGTCGGTACAGACCTTGGCGTCGGTGATCGAACCCCGCTACGAAGAATTATTTTCACTCGTGCTTCAGGAGCTGCGGCGCAGCGGTTATGAAGAACGGATTGGTGCAGGCATTGTGCTGACAGGTGGTACATCCAAAATGCGGGGTGTACGTGAGTTGGCAGAAGAAGTATTCCACATGCCAGTGCGGATCGGTATGCCCCGGAATATCGGTGGCTTGCGCGGTGAAGTTGAAAACCCTATCCATTCCACTGGGGTAGGACTACTGCTGTACGGGATGGCACAGCAGGCATATGGGACCAAGCGGAACGGCTCCACCACGGTGAGTGTCATGTCATCAACGGAAGAGAGTTGGTGGGATCGTTTGAAAAGCTGGTTTAATGGTAATTTTTAACAGTCGGAGAGTACGGGCATGTTTGAATTAATGGATAGCGCAGCGAAAGGTGCTGCAATCAAAGTTATCGGTGTTGGCGGTGGCGGCGGCAATGCTGTCAAGCACATGTTGGCATCAGGTATCGAAGGTGTTGAATATATTTGTGCCAATACCGATTCCCAGGCTTTGGCAGGGATTGGTGTTAAAAGTATCCTGCAATTGGGTACTTCCCTGACCAAAGGCCTGGGTGCAGGTGCAAACCCTGAAATCGGGCGTGAAGCCGCGATTGAAGACCGTGAACGCATCAAGGAATTGGTCAGCGGTACAGATATGTTGTTCATCACCGCTGGTATGGGTGGTGGTACAGGGACGGGTGCTGCCCCGGTCATTGCTGAAATTGCACGTGATATGGGGATCCTGACGGTTGCGGTTGTGACCCGCCCGTTCCTGATGGAAGGTGCGCGTCGCAAGAAGTCGGCAGATGCTGGTATTACGGAGTTGCACAAGCATGTGGATTCCCTGATCACTATTCCTAACCAGAAGCTGCTGACTTCTTTGGGTAAAAATGTTTCCTTGATGTCAGCATTTGAAGCAGCTAACGATGTGCTGTTGAAAGCAGTACAGGGTATTGCAGAGTTAATCACCAATCCCGGCCTGATTAACGTGGATTTTGCCGACGTGCGGGCAGTCATGTGTAACGGTGGTGTCACCATGATGGGTTCTGGTGAAGCGCAGGGTGAAGACCGCGCGTCTAAGGCAGCCCAGATGGCGATTTCCAGCCCGTTGTTGGAAGACATTCGTTTGGATGGTTCACACGGCATCTTGGTCAGTATCAGTGGCGGTCTGGATATGACCATGCACGAGTTTGAGGAAGTGGGTTCTGTGGTAGGACAGTTTGCGTCAGATGATGCGAATGTGATTATTGGTACGACCTTGAACCAAGATCTTGGAGACAGGATCCGTGTCACAATTGTGGCAACTGGCTTGGAAGAGGGTGGGGTAACATCAGTAGCACGCCCATCGCTATCGGTAGTTAGTCAGCAGCCACCACATGCTCGTGGTGTGGATCGTCATGCTCAGCAACAAGCTGCACTGAATGAACAGCGTAGCCGGGTGCGGGATCTACCCCCTGTTGAGTTGGCGCGGGATATTCCCGGTGTGAAGCCTTATGGTTCAGGTCGGGATTCTTCTAGCTACACGTCCCGTGGCAGTGAAAGCAGCTTGGATATTCCGGCGTTCTTGCGTAAGCAAGCTGACTAAGGTTTCGTGCCTATTATCGTTGATAAAGCGACATGCCCGTCGTGGCATTGGGGTATTTTCTCCAATGCCTATGGGGTGTTGGCTATGTGGTATTTTTAAAAATGATGCCTGTATAGGTGGATTTGTGGGTGATTTTAGACATTTGTTGTAACTTGTTCAGACTATAACAAGTCAAATCGACTAGAATTCACTTAATCTAAAAATAACGAGCCAACAACGAACGGGAGTCTATCTTGTTAAGGCAACGGACATTGAAAGCAACGGTATCGACTATCGGCATCGGCTTGCACTCTGGCAAAAAAGTCTCAATGACTTTACGCCCTGCACCTTCCAATACCGGCATTGTGTTCCGCCGGGTTGATATGGATCCCCCCGCTTTGATAGAGCTCCATCCTGAACGGGTAGGTGAAACCATGTTGTGCACCGCCTTGATTGATAAGGATGTCAAGGTTTCAACCATTGAGCACCTGTTATCAGCGCTGGCGGGTCTAGGTATCGACAACCTGTACGTTGATCTGGATGCTGCCGAAATTCCGATTATGGATGGTAGCGCCGCGCCTTTCCTCTATCTGTTGTTATCCACGGGTATTGAAGAACTTAAAGCGCCTAAACGTTTCATTCGTATTAAGAAACCTCTGGAAGCCAGTCGTGGCAATGGTTGGGCAAAATTGTTGCCTTATGCAGGTTTCAAGGCCAGTTTTGAGATTGAATTTGACCATCCGGCCGTCAGTGCTACTACCCAAGCGTTGGAAATAGACTTTTCACGTCAGGCTTATGCCAGTGAGATTGCGCGGGCGCGGACATTCGGTTTTATGCGTGATGTGGAGATGCTGCGTTCCCGCAATTTAGGGCTGGGTGGTAGCCTCGAAAACGCGATTGTGCTGGATGAGTTCCGGGTATTGAATCAGGATGGTTTGCGTTATAGCGATGAGTTTATTCGCCATAAGATTCTGGATGCGATTGGTGATTTGTATACCTTGGGTCACGGCATCATTGGTGCTTATCAGGGTTATAAATCTGGTCATGCAATCAATAATTTACTGGCACGCGAACTACTCCAGCAGCAGGATGCTTGGGAAATGGTCTCACTGGGTAGCAAACAAAAAGCGCAGGCTATTTTTGCTGACAGTTATGCTTTTGCAGGCATCTAGGGGTGAGGTTGGCTGGCAGTCTTGGCAAGTTTCAGAATGGCATCCCTAAGTTCTTTATCATCAATGCCTTGGGCGATGCTTTGCATGATGTCTGCCGCATTCTGAGAGAGTTTGTAAATGTCTGTTTTTTGCTCAACACTTGCAAGATGCAAGCCTATCACCTTAATATCAATGCCGCGAATGTTAGTGTTTAAGTATTTGCTTAAGTATTTGCATAACGAGTGCTGCTGAAAGCGGGCTTGTGTAGCAAAGTGAGGGTCATCGGTCAGGAGTGTTATGCGTTGGTTTTTCAACAAAGGCCAAAAGCGATTGTCGATAGGAATAGTAAAAAAGTGAGCAATAACTTCTGTGAGCGTGTCAATTTGGTGCAGTTTTGCATCAAAACCCCTACTAATCAGTTGATTGATTTTTTTCATCGTTTTTTCTCTCCCCAAACCTGTGAGCTTAACTATGATAAACGCTATGGTCACATTTTTTGAGTTAGAGAGGAATCCAAGAGATTTACTATCATGCAGGTAATCTGTCTTAGTGATGATGGCTCGCGCCGTACATCGTTCATACTGCAACCCTGGAAGCACCTGATTATCCCGGCTGGCATTGTTGCCTTGCTGCTGGTGGGGCTTTCCATTAATCAAATGTTTGGCCTTTATCGGCTGGATGCTACCCCACAAAATACCGATTTGTCCAAAAAAGATGCGGGTAAGCTTCTCTCAGCCCTAGAGCAACAAATATCCACGGTTGACCAAATCAAAAAGACCTACGCGAACTACACAGTGGATGTGGACACGCTGTCGGTGCGTTTGGGAACGTTGGAAGCAGAAATAGCGCGTCTTAATGCATTGGGCAAGCGTGTGGCGGATAAGGCAAAGCTGGATCCGCAAGAGTTTTCGCTGGATGAGAAACCCGGACGGGGTGGTGTCGACCCGGAAGTGTTTTCCGGTCAGCATAAAACCTCATCGAATGAGTTGTTGGCAGCGTTTCAGCAAGCTGAAAATAACGTAGATCGCCAGAAAGGCATGTTAGCAACGCTGGAGCAAATTCTGGCAGGGGTGACCTTGCAGCAGGAAGTCATGCCTTCGGGACGGCCGGTGCGCAGTGGTTACGTTTCTTCTGAGTTTGGTTTCCGGCGTGACCCTTTCAAGGGTAATATGCGCCTGCATAAAGGGATTGATTTCGCAGGCCCTACGGGTACAGAAATTTACTCGGTCGGTGGTGGTGTAGTGTCATTTGCAGGTGAGAAGTCCGGTTATGGCATTGCTTTAGAAATTGACCACGGTGATGGTTTAGTCAGCCGTTATGGACATCTCAGTGCAACCAAAGCTAAAGAAGGTGAAGTGGTCAAAAAAGGTGATTTGGTCGCCTTGATGGGTAGCACAGGGCGTTCTACTGGCCCGCATTTGCATTTGGAAGTATTGAAGAATGGTGAGCAGGTTAATCCGCGTGAATACCTGGACTACGAAGAATAATTCACCGTACAGCCAGTTAAACCGTATATAATGCGATACAAACCGTCCGGTGTAGCGATGTGCCCGCACAACGTTACACTGGACTTTCTGTTTGGAAAGGATACAAGAGAGTAAACGTATGCTGGGTTCCGTAGCCAAAAAGATTTTTGGCAGCCGCAATGACCGTCTGGTCAAGTCTTATTCCAAAGCTGTCAAGAAAATCAATACGTTGGAAGAGCAGTACAAATCCCTGTCTGACGATCAACTGGCAGCTAAAACCACTGAATTTCGCAATCGCCTGCAAAAGGATGAAACCTTGGCGAGTCTGTTGCCTGAAGCTTTCGCCGTGGTGCGTGAAGCAGGCCAGCGGGTACTGGGAATGCGTCATTACGACGTGCAGATGATCGGTGGGATGGTGTTGCATGACGGCAAAATCTCTGAAATGAAGACTGGTGAAGGTAAAACGCTGGTGGCAACGCTCGCTGCTTACCTGAATGCATTGCCGGGCAACGGGATGCATGTTATTACCGTTAACGACTATCTGGCGCAACGTGACGCGGCACAGATGGCACAGTTGTACGGTTTTCTCGGCTTGACCACGGGCGTTATCGTCAATGGGCTGAGTTCTGAGCAACGTCGCGAAGCCTACGCTGCCGACATCACTTACGGCACGAATAACGAATTTGGTTTTGATTATTTGCGCGATAACATGGCCTTCCGCAAGGAAGACCGGGTGCAACGTGATTTGTACTACGCGATTGTGGATGAGGTCGACTCTATCCTGATCGACGAGGCACGTACCCCGCTGATCATTTCTGGCCCTAGCCATGATGCTTCCCAGCTTTACACGGCGATCGACCAGCTTATCCCGAACTTGGTTAAGCAGAAGGAAGAGGATGGCCCCGGCGATTATTCTGTCGATGAAAAAGCGCGTCAGGTGTATCTGAGCGAGGCGGGGCAAGAGCGTGCCGAGCAATTGTTGTGGGATGCGGGCGTGTTACCCGCAGGCCAAGGATTGTACGATACTGTTAGCATCAGCGTGTTACACCATCTGGGGGCGGCTTTACGTGCCCATGCACTGTTCCAGCGTGATGTTGATTACATGGTGAAGGATGGCAAAATTGTCATCGTTGATGAGCACACGGGTCGTGCCATGCCGGGGCGTCGCTGGTCAGAAGGCTTGCATCAGGCGATTGAAGCTAAAGAGCGGGTGAATATCGAGGCGGAAAACCAGACGCTGGCATCCATTACCTTCCAGAACTATTTCCGTCTGTATGAAAAGCTTTCCGGTATGACCGGTACTGCTGATACGGAAGCGTTTGAATTGCAGCAGATTTACGGGTTGGAAGTAGTCGTCATTCCGACGCACCGCCCAATGGTGCGGATTGATTCCAACGACCTGATTTACCTGACGGCGCAAGAAAAGTACGACGCTATCATCAAGGAAATCGAAACCGAAGTTGCCAAGGGTAGGCCGGTATTGGTGGGTACGGCATCCATTGATACCTCTGAACTGGTTTCCAACAAGCTTAAGGCACTGCGGATTCCGCACGAAGTCCTCAATGCCAAGCAGCATGAGCGTGAAGCGCACATTGTTGCTAATGCAGGTCGCCCCGGTGCTGTTACCATTGCCACCAATATGGCAGGCCGTGGTACTGACATCGTGTTGGGTGGCAGTATGGAAGAGGAAGTCAAACAACTGGGTGAAACCCCGAATCCTGAAGCGCTCAAGCAAATTCGTGCTCTGTGGCAAAAGCGTCATGATACGGTAGTCGCTTCCGGTGGTTTGCATATTCTGGGTACTGAACGTCACGAATCACGCCGTATCGACAACCAGTTACGCGGGCGTTCTGGGCGTCAGGGCGACCCCGGCTCTTCACGCTTCTTCCTGTCACTGGAAGACAACCTGATGCGTATTTTCGCCTCTGATCGAGTGAAAAGCATGATGCAGCGCTTGGGGATGGAAAAAGGTCAGGCGATTGAAGCCGGGCTGGTTTCCAAATCCATCGAAAATGCCCAGCGCAAGGTGGAGGCTCACAACTACGACATCCGCAAACATTTGCTGGAATACGACGACGTTGCCAATGACCAGCGTAAAGTCATTTATTCCCAGCGT from Thiothrix litoralis encodes the following:
- the ftsA gene encoding cell division protein FtsA, whose amino-acid sequence is MSKKEHNVIVALDLGTSKVVALVGEINDAGGLEIIGIGSYPSRGMKKGVVVNIESTIQSIQRAVEEAELMAGIQIRTVYVGIAGSHVRSLNSHGIVAIKDKEVTPNDVERVMDAARAVAVPADQRILHVLPQEYVIDQQEGIREPIGMSGVRLEARVHLVTAAHSAAQNLVKCVERCGLHVEDIILEQVASSYAVLEEDEKELGVCLVDIGGGTSDIAVFMNGSIHHTAVIPIAGDQVTNDIAVAVRTPTQYAEEIKVKYGRALRQLVEDDELIEVPGVGEREPRSLSVQTLASVIEPRYEELFSLVLQELRRSGYEERIGAGIVLTGGTSKMRGVRELAEEVFHMPVRIGMPRNIGGLRGEVENPIHSTGVGLLLYGMAQQAYGTKRNGSTTVSVMSSTEESWWDRLKSWFNGNF
- the lpxC gene encoding UDP-3-O-acyl-N-acetylglucosamine deacetylase, with the translated sequence MLRQRTLKATVSTIGIGLHSGKKVSMTLRPAPSNTGIVFRRVDMDPPALIELHPERVGETMLCTALIDKDVKVSTIEHLLSALAGLGIDNLYVDLDAAEIPIMDGSAAPFLYLLLSTGIEELKAPKRFIRIKKPLEASRGNGWAKLLPYAGFKASFEIEFDHPAVSATTQALEIDFSRQAYASEIARARTFGFMRDVEMLRSRNLGLGGSLENAIVLDEFRVLNQDGLRYSDEFIRHKILDAIGDLYTLGHGIIGAYQGYKSGHAINNLLARELLQQQDAWEMVSLGSKQKAQAIFADSYAFAGI
- the secA gene encoding preprotein translocase subunit SecA, giving the protein MLGSVAKKIFGSRNDRLVKSYSKAVKKINTLEEQYKSLSDDQLAAKTTEFRNRLQKDETLASLLPEAFAVVREAGQRVLGMRHYDVQMIGGMVLHDGKISEMKTGEGKTLVATLAAYLNALPGNGMHVITVNDYLAQRDAAQMAQLYGFLGLTTGVIVNGLSSEQRREAYAADITYGTNNEFGFDYLRDNMAFRKEDRVQRDLYYAIVDEVDSILIDEARTPLIISGPSHDASQLYTAIDQLIPNLVKQKEEDGPGDYSVDEKARQVYLSEAGQERAEQLLWDAGVLPAGQGLYDTVSISVLHHLGAALRAHALFQRDVDYMVKDGKIVIVDEHTGRAMPGRRWSEGLHQAIEAKERVNIEAENQTLASITFQNYFRLYEKLSGMTGTADTEAFELQQIYGLEVVVIPTHRPMVRIDSNDLIYLTAQEKYDAIIKEIETEVAKGRPVLVGTASIDTSELVSNKLKALRIPHEVLNAKQHEREAHIVANAGRPGAVTIATNMAGRGTDIVLGGSMEEEVKQLGETPNPEALKQIRALWQKRHDTVVASGGLHILGTERHESRRIDNQLRGRSGRQGDPGSSRFFLSLEDNLMRIFASDRVKSMMQRLGMEKGQAIEAGLVSKSIENAQRKVEAHNYDIRKHLLEYDDVANDQRKVIYSQRNDLLEVDDIKETIDAIREDVVDAMFSAHIPPGSIDEQWDVNGLHKQLYTDFGLDLPIKQWLDTEKNLHEESLHDRVQEQVTAFIQQKEAMIGEPNMRRLERDVMLHVLDGEWKEHLAAMDYLRQSVGLRGYAQKNPKQEYKREAFEMFEQLLERVKHDVVAFLMRIQLQEPQQAMAELETHEPQPMAFSHPDAGNAFEDEEVVDAVVGENNPYERDGAKVGRNDPCPCGSGKKYKNCHGQLA
- a CDS encoding D-alanine--D-alanine ligase: MSVTLHNKFGKVAVLYGGWAAERPISLKSGAAVLAALQASGVDAHGIDVDRNIIKILQEGGFDRVFNILHGAGGEDGVLQGALEVLGIPYTGCGVMASAISMDKLMTKRVWAGAGLPTPAYRVLTADTDFTAVVAELGLPLMVKPATEGSSIGMSKVKLADDLADAYRKAAECSAVVIAEQWVTGAEYTAGIVAGESFPLIRLEVPGEFYDYQAKYISNDTRYFCPCGLEAAEEQAMQLLAQQAFAAVGGRGWGRVDMMRDAQGHAWLIEVNTNPGMTDHSLVPMGARALGMDFNALVVRILETTL
- a CDS encoding cell division protein FtsQ/DivIB yields the protein MAVARRPAVNKRPHSDFHLADIPPGLLKLSALFVVALMLLAGVLGGRAMLNNPENLPISRIDLKGDRKFIKDVDLQAVIEKYKQTNLYLLDTDTLRTDLETLPWVRSVTLRKAWPAHLIVGIEEQHPVAFWGRERLMNQYGELFAAELPSMRGVFPTLYSPQDNGREMGERYLEVKEWLKGLPLELSELTEDESGSWRIKIKEGPEVMIGSEDQRLRMQRFRVGFQQELAKKLNNVRRVDLRYTNGFAVEWKKSPVGSRDSTNGVAGVSDVKERA
- the murC gene encoding UDP-N-acetylmuramate--L-alanine ligase, which gives rise to MKIGKDDLARKRINRLHFIGIGGAGMGGIAEVVANLGYKVSGSDVAEGAMTRRLQSLGITVYKGHAAENVEGADVIVVSTAIDNNNPEIIAAREKRLPIVRRAEMLAELMRFRQGIAVAGTHGKTTTTSLTTSLLVEGGMDPTYVIGGKLNSSASNSKLGTGEYLVAEADESDASFLFLQPMIAVVTNIDEDHMSTYGGDFNKLKQTFIEFLHHLPFYGLAVLCVDDEYVREILPEVGRPIVTYGIDQEADVQATNVRFVGTESHFNVHCVKGDRNLDIVLNLPGRHNVLNALAAIAIAAELDVSDQAIVDGLRKFDGVGRRFQQYGDITFAPGKSATLVDDYGHHPREMKATLDAVRNAWPTRRVVQVFQPHRYTRTRDLFEDFTQVLSETDVLVLMDVYPASEQPIPGADGRALARAIRIRGKVDPIFVTDVEDVPGVLKHVLQDGDVILTQGAGSVGALAAGLPEKLAMKSDTE
- the ftsZ gene encoding cell division protein FtsZ, with amino-acid sequence MFELMDSAAKGAAIKVIGVGGGGGNAVKHMLASGIEGVEYICANTDSQALAGIGVKSILQLGTSLTKGLGAGANPEIGREAAIEDRERIKELVSGTDMLFITAGMGGGTGTGAAPVIAEIARDMGILTVAVVTRPFLMEGARRKKSADAGITELHKHVDSLITIPNQKLLTSLGKNVSLMSAFEAANDVLLKAVQGIAELITNPGLINVDFADVRAVMCNGGVTMMGSGEAQGEDRASKAAQMAISSPLLEDIRLDGSHGILVSISGGLDMTMHEFEEVGSVVGQFASDDANVIIGTTLNQDLGDRIRVTIVATGLEEGGVTSVARPSLSVVSQQPPHARGVDRHAQQQAALNEQRSRVRDLPPVELARDIPGVKPYGSGRDSSSYTSRGSESSLDIPAFLRKQAD
- the murG gene encoding undecaprenyldiphospho-muramoylpentapeptide beta-N-acetylglucosaminyltransferase; protein product: MTNKTRTQRPIMITAGGTGGHVYPGLAVARALIAQGIPVVWMGTRKGLEARVIPEAGIDMAWLEVNGLRGKGWQTLLMAPVNLIRALWQSLQIMRKHKPAAILGMGGFVAGPGGLVAALLGTPVVIHEQNAVAGLTNKLLSRVSRRVLEGFPGTFASSQKVMATGNPVRLDIASLPAPRERLADRDDEPVHVLVVGGSLGAQALNQRVPQALAQLDSTLRPVVRHQAGVKNIDEARSQYAAAGVDAEVMPFIEDMAEAYGWADLVICRAGALTIAELAAAGVAAVLVPYPYAVDDHQTANGKFLADHGAALLIQQQDLTAEKLAGVLKDLCTDRVSLRQMSEASRALAKPHATAQVAAICAAYAGYDFDNQAGKQQ
- a CDS encoding M23 family metallopeptidase, whose product is MQVICLSDDGSRRTSFILQPWKHLIIPAGIVALLLVGLSINQMFGLYRLDATPQNTDLSKKDAGKLLSALEQQISTVDQIKKTYANYTVDVDTLSVRLGTLEAEIARLNALGKRVADKAKLDPQEFSLDEKPGRGGVDPEVFSGQHKTSSNELLAAFQQAENNVDRQKGMLATLEQILAGVTLQQEVMPSGRPVRSGYVSSEFGFRRDPFKGNMRLHKGIDFAGPTGTEIYSVGGGVVSFAGEKSGYGIALEIDHGDGLVSRYGHLSATKAKEGEVVKKGDLVALMGSTGRSTGPHLHLEVLKNGEQVNPREYLDYEE